In a genomic window of Pseudomonas mohnii:
- a CDS encoding alpha/beta hydrolase, which yields MNATVSPDAIDMGEGRAGFVLGSGEVAVLLIHGLTGTPTELRRVAMGLAKAGHTVYVPTLAGHCGGNADLQATGWRDWYESARNTFVGIRRKHERVFVGGLSMGAVLSMYLAAEHPGQIEGLMLYSTTLRYDGWSINKLAFLTPLLMRIPFGVHLCSFEEKPPYGIKNERLRAIVERQMKEGESSQAGLLTMEGVTVRELHRLNAVVKKRMPSITTPTLVLHSLEDDITSRWNADYVERKLGGPVVKVMLDDCYHMITVDLQYHRVIELSVDFIQRRFIQQISEPQPLPQDHRQLA from the coding sequence ATGAACGCGACGGTTTCACCGGATGCGATTGACATGGGCGAAGGCCGCGCCGGGTTTGTCCTCGGCAGCGGCGAGGTCGCGGTGTTGTTGATCCACGGCCTCACCGGCACCCCGACGGAACTGCGTCGGGTGGCCATGGGCCTGGCGAAAGCCGGGCACACGGTCTATGTGCCGACCCTGGCCGGCCACTGCGGGGGCAACGCCGACCTGCAAGCCACCGGCTGGCGTGACTGGTATGAAAGCGCCCGCAACACCTTCGTCGGTATACGGCGCAAGCATGAGCGCGTGTTCGTCGGCGGCTTGTCGATGGGCGCGGTACTGTCGATGTACCTGGCCGCCGAACACCCCGGGCAAATCGAAGGCTTGATGCTGTACTCCACCACCCTGCGCTACGACGGCTGGAGCATCAACAAACTGGCGTTCCTCACGCCGCTGCTGATGAGAATCCCGTTCGGCGTGCACCTGTGCAGCTTCGAAGAAAAACCGCCCTATGGCATCAAGAATGAACGCCTGCGAGCGATCGTCGAGCGCCAGATGAAAGAAGGCGAAAGCAGCCAGGCCGGTTTGCTGACCATGGAAGGCGTGACCGTGCGCGAACTGCACCGACTCAACGCCGTGGTGAAAAAGCGCATGCCGTCGATCACCACACCCACGTTGGTTCTGCACTCCCTGGAGGACGACATCACCAGCCGCTGGAACGCCGACTATGTCGAACGCAAGCTCGGCGGGCCGGTGGTCAAGGTCATGCTGGACGACTGCTATCACATGATCACCGTCGACCTGCAATACCACCGGGTGATTGAACTGAGCGTCGACTTCATCCAGCGGCGCTTCATCCAGCAAATCTCCGAGCCACAGCCCCTGCCACAGGACCATCGGCAACTGGCCTGA